The bacterium genome includes the window TTTGCTGGCGGCCTCCTTGAGATGAAGGATGAAGGCAAACAGGGAAAGATTGGTGGCCAGGATGAAGCCAAGTGCCAGGCAAAGTCCGGCAATAAGATAGGAGACATTATGGAAGTAAGATTTCAGTAAGTAGGCTGTTTTAGCCCCCACCAGTCCTCCTGCTAACTGACTGGTTTCAGTAGTTCCCTCTATTAAAGTATAGGGAAGAGAAAAGATAGTGGGCGAAAAGATTAATAGGAGCAAGAGTCCTGGTATCTTGAAACCAAATAGTCTTTCTTTGATTCCCCTGAATCTATTCCATCCCCAGAGGACCATAATTAGTGAGATAAGATATGAACCCCAACCTAAGAAAGTAAAAAGCCCCCAGGAGAGGTAGGCCCCTCCAATACCGGCATAGTTTCTCACCGGCTCATTAGGCCGTGAGGTGTAAAGGAGGGTATCATCTGGGCTGTAATTTATGAGGCTGAGCAGGATAAAAGCCGCTATGCCCAGTAGAGTCAAGCCCAGGGCCTCATCCAGAACTGGAGTTTTTCGTGAATCTTTCATCAGATTTAATGGCTGATGGCGGATTGGGGAACAGAAAATTAAATTCCGAAATCCGAAATGAGGTTTAGTAAGCGTTCAGCCACTAAGGCACAAAGACACAACCTCGATCCTCGATCCTGGATGCTTGATTCTGGATACTTGATCCTTTACCAGCATCGAGGATCGAGCATCGAGCATCGAGGATCGAGGATCGAGCATCCAGCATCATGTGATGAACGGTTACTGAGATTACAGCCTTATCTCCCAACCCTTTAATTGTTCCAGAAAGGAGTGATTGGTTAGATCAAGGTGAAGAGGCGTGATGGAAATCTTGTTTTCACTGATAGCCTTGAAGTCAGTGCCATCTTCTTCCTCGCCGATAGCCCCTTTGCTTCCGATCCAGTAGTAAACCCTGCCTCGGGGGTCGATTCGTTTGATTAATTCTTCTCGATAGGTTCGTTTTCCCTGGCGGGTAATAGCTACCCCTTTGATCTTGTTTTCTTCTACGTTAGGAACATTTATATTTAGCAAGGTGTGAGGTGGGAGTCCTTTCTCTTTAATCAAGAGGACCACCTGGCGGGCAAACCTGGCGGCAAAGGTGAAATCCGGTTTAGCCCCATCCTGGGTAGCTATAGAGATAGCAAAGGAAGGGATGTCCAGTAAGGTCCCTTCCATAGCGGCCGAGACAGTCCCTGAATAGGTAATATCATCACCCAGGTTAGGGGTGTTGTTTATCCCGGAAACGACCAGATCAATCTTCTCCTCAATAATCCCCATAACCCCCAGATTGACACAATCACTGGGTGTGCCATCGATGGCATAGATCCGTCTTCCCAGTTGTTCTACTCGAATAGGGTGAATAAGGGTCAGAGAATGTCCGGTGGCGCTCTTCTCCCGATCCGGGGCAACCGTGAACAACTCCCCCAGGCCTCTTAATGCTCTTCTTAAGGCACGAAGCCCCTTTGAGTTTATCCCATCGTCGTTAGTAATCAGGATGTGCATGGTGTTATCCCTTTCCCAATCCAGGAAAATTTTCGACCAGCCCCTCCCCGAGGGCTTTTTTTTGGGCTTCTATCAATTCTTTGATTCCTTCCTCAGCCAAAGCAAGCAGGACGTCCAATTCGGCTCGAGAGAAGGTAGACTCTTCCCCTGTTCCCTGGATTTCGACAAATCTTCCCCCTCCGGTCATAACCACATTAAGATCACAGGTAGCGGCAGAGTCTTCCTCGTAGTCAAGGTCCAGGTATGCCTTCCCGTTCAGAACGCCCACACTCACCCCGGCCACAAAATCCCTTATCGGCCATACCCTGACCATACCCTTTCGTTTTAATTGAGCCATTAAATCAACCAGGGCGACAAAACTGCCGGTTACAGAAGCCGTTCTGGTTCCTCCATCCGCCTGAATACAGTCACAGTCGATGATAATAGTCCGTTCACCCAGAGGGTCCAGATTAGTCACCGCCCTTAAGGAGCGACCGATCATTCGTTGTATTTCGTGAGTTCGACCACTTGATCTGGCTTGTTCTCTGGAAACACGGGTAGAAGCCGAGGCCGGAAGCATAGAATATTCCGCCGTTATCCAGCCTCGGTCAAATCCCTTGAGCCATGGCGGAACCCTTTCTTCACAAGTAGCTGTGCAGATTACCTTTGTATTTCCTGTTTCAATCAGGACCGATGCCTGGGCATTCTTGATGTAACCTCGCCTGATTTTGACCGGACGAATCCGGTTATTCTGCCTGCCGTCCTTTCTCATGAGCCATCCTCTCTTTCCGGGTTTCGATTCAAAACTTCCAGAAGCTTCTCTCGACTCCGCAGTATCCCCCCCTCAAGATCTTGTGGATAAAAGACCTCGATAATCATCATCCCCTCAAATTGGCTCAGGAAATCCTTGACTATGGAATAATCAATCTCCCCCAAACCTACCGGAAGATGGGAATCTTTTCCCTCTTTAGCATCGTTGATATGGACATGAATAATCTTTTCTTTAAGCCTCTCCAGGGTAGCTGGAATTCCCCAGGAGAGATAGGCATGGGCCAGGTCGAAAGCCACGCCTACCCCTAAGGTTTCCACCAGTAGACAGAATTCATTTAAGGAACTGTCCAGATTCTTCTCCGAGAGGCCGATATTTTCGAGGGCTAATTCTACCCCCCTCTTTTTAGCCAGAGTAAGACAGGCATTCATGGCCTCCAGATTTAGTTCCTGGGCAGCTTTTTTAACCGCCGGAAGGGGGAAAGGGGTGGTTCCAGGGTGGAGAACCACAATCTTTGCCTCCAGATCAGCCGCTAAATCTATGGAGCTTTTAACTTGTCTGATAGACTCCGCCCTTATGCCG containing:
- the surE gene encoding 5'/3'-nucleotidase SurE, yielding MHILITNDDGINSKGLRALRRALRGLGELFTVAPDREKSATGHSLTLIHPIRVEQLGRRIYAIDGTPSDCVNLGVMGIIEEKIDLVVSGINNTPNLGDDITYSGTVSAAMEGTLLDIPSFAISIATQDGAKPDFTFAARFARQVVLLIKEKGLPPHTLLNINVPNVEENKIKGVAITRQGKRTYREELIKRIDPRGRVYYWIGSKGAIGEEEDGTDFKAISENKISITPLHLDLTNHSFLEQLKGWEIRL
- the rph gene encoding ribonuclease PH, with product MRKDGRQNNRIRPVKIRRGYIKNAQASVLIETGNTKVICTATCEERVPPWLKGFDRGWITAEYSMLPASASTRVSREQARSSGRTHEIQRMIGRSLRAVTNLDPLGERTIIIDCDCIQADGGTRTASVTGSFVALVDLMAQLKRKGMVRVWPIRDFVAGVSVGVLNGKAYLDLDYEEDSAATCDLNVVMTGGGRFVEIQGTGEESTFSRAELDVLLALAEEGIKELIEAQKKALGEGLVENFPGLGKG
- a CDS encoding sugar phosphate isomerase/epimerase family protein codes for the protein MKKIGMSTSNLAITANLKESIEFAQRHSFNCLEIWADFPHAYPDYTKKNERKTIKKMANNNGMDVAVHSPMFNINIASLNPGIRAESIRQVKSSIDLAADLEAKIVVLHPGTTPFPLPAVKKAAQELNLEAMNACLTLAKKRGVELALENIGLSEKNLDSSLNEFCLLVETLGVGVAFDLAHAYLSWGIPATLERLKEKIIHVHINDAKEGKDSHLPVGLGEIDYSIVKDFLSQFEGMMIIEVFYPQDLEGGILRSREKLLEVLNRNPEREDGS